GGCTAAGCTGGCCCCCGCCTTGAATGAAGACGACTTGCACCCCAATCTCTGAAAGGTCCAAGTCGCGCTGGATGTCCTCAGCAGCAAAGCTGGAGTTCAGCGCCAGCAGGAACGAGAGCACGAGCTGTCGCTTCATGGCCAGTTCTCCCCACAATAGCATCGGCACTTCGCCAGCCATGTCTGGAGCATCTTCGGATATTTCCCTGTTACGAAGGATTCGGCCTTGACGTAGCGATTCAAGCCCATGTCGGCTTCTCTGCTCGCAGGCTCGCTCGGACCATGCTCTCCCCAGTTGTTGTAGCCACCCCAGCTTGCTGGCTTCAAATTCGCACTTGGCGAGTCAGGGTTCCCTTCAATAGGTCCAGGATCACCCCAATATGGCGAATTCAGTCCAATCGCATGAGCGTAGTAATCTTGCCAAGAGTGCGATACCCGCCCGAGCCTCTGAAGTGCCTCGGAGCATTTCGCTCGGTCGGGCTTCCCTTCAAGGAGCTTCGGGTATTCGGCCACCACGCTTTGGACGTGGCTCACATAGGCATCACGCGCTACGTCGGAGAATTCCGCGATGCCTCGATTGTAGTGCTGCTTCAGATCGGACGCATACGGCTCCTTCGTGTCTGTGACCACGTTCGCGTCCGCGATGACGGAGAGCAGTTTCTTTCCCATGCATGGACTTGTGTCCCCAAGCCCATTCCACGCAGAAGAAAACGATGACGAAGTGAGCTTGCGGTGGTCGCCGCCCAGCCACAAACCTAGGTAATCCCAATAATCAATCCCCTCGTTTCCACAGAAAGAATACAAGTTCTCAGCCCTTGCAGTCCGGCGTTGAAGTCCCTCGATGGGG
The nucleotide sequence above comes from Verrucomicrobiia bacterium. Encoded proteins:
- a CDS encoding RHS repeat-associated core domain-containing protein, encoding MQAWGTIGMYEPREEPNTIPQDSSPLNDACDVGVLLATVIHHGPNAGVYFPFYDGNGNVMGYLRGADGLLVAQYEYGPFGELLRATGPLSQTFNYLFSTKYHDWETGLLYYGHRYYNPTTGRWPSRDPIEGLQRRTARAENLYSFCGNEGIDYWDYLGLWLGGDHRKLTSSSFSSAWNGLGDTSPCMGKKLLSVIADANVVTDTKEPYASDLKQHYNRGIAEFSDVARDAYVSHVQSVVAEYPKLLEGKPDRAKCSEALQRLGRVSHSWQDYYAHAIGLNSPYWGDPGPIEGNPDSPSANLKPASWGGYNNWGEHGPSEPASREADMGLNRYVKAESFVTGKYPKMLQTWLAKCRCYCGENWP